Proteins encoded within one genomic window of Pectobacterium araliae:
- the bhsA gene encoding multiple stress resistance protein BhsA, translating into MKNVKTIAAAVVLATFAFGASAAEYVSPSQAQNLEKAGVVTATAHDLSSLQAQLAAKAEKAGAKAYTITSATGNDQLRGSAVIFN; encoded by the coding sequence ATGAAAAACGTAAAAACCATCGCTGCTGCTGTTGTTCTCGCTACCTTTGCTTTCGGTGCTTCTGCTGCTGAATACGTGTCTCCTTCACAGGCACAAAACCTGGAAAAAGCGGGCGTTGTTACTGCTACCGCTCACGACCTAAGTTCACTGCAAGCTCAGCTCGCCGCGAAAGCAGAAAAAGCAGGGGCTAAAGCTTATACCATCACGTCTGCGACCGGTAACGATCAGCTGCGTGGCTCTGCGGTAATCTTCAACTAA
- a CDS encoding sulfonate ABC transporter substrate-binding protein: protein MSLMMKRSGTEGHGQRTPLWKNVTARLRQIAAILAAGAVLLMSTADAQDSVPTQLRVGYQKGSISLVLAKSHQLLEKQFPNTKISWVEFPAGPQMLEALNVGSIDLGSTGDIPPIFAQAAGADLLYVGVEPPKPEAEVILVREDSPVKTVADLKGRKVAFQKGSSAHNTLLRALQRDGLKFTDIQPTYLTPADARAAFQQGNVDAWAIWDPYYSAALLEGGVRVLVDSSGLEKTGSFYLAGRLYTEAHGTFIRQVLDVLTKADALTFSDRTQSVTLLANAVGLPEKVIETALDHRPPTTIEPLDAATIKAQQSTADLFYENRLVPVKVNIAERVWHPQTP, encoded by the coding sequence ATGTCATTGATGATGAAACGATCGGGCACGGAAGGACATGGGCAGCGCACACCGTTATGGAAAAATGTGACAGCGCGGCTACGCCAGATCGCCGCGATTCTGGCCGCTGGTGCCGTATTACTTATGTCCACCGCTGATGCGCAGGACAGCGTACCGACGCAGCTACGCGTCGGCTATCAGAAAGGGTCGATCAGTCTGGTGCTGGCAAAATCTCACCAGTTGCTGGAGAAACAGTTCCCCAACACCAAAATCAGCTGGGTTGAATTCCCCGCAGGTCCACAGATGTTGGAAGCGCTGAATGTTGGCAGTATCGATCTCGGCAGTACAGGTGATATCCCGCCTATTTTTGCGCAGGCCGCTGGCGCTGATCTGCTGTATGTCGGCGTGGAACCGCCGAAGCCCGAAGCAGAGGTCATTCTGGTACGAGAAGACAGTCCGGTGAAAACCGTTGCCGATCTGAAAGGTCGCAAAGTCGCTTTCCAGAAAGGCTCCAGCGCGCACAACACGTTGCTGCGTGCGCTGCAACGAGACGGGCTGAAATTCACTGATATCCAACCGACCTACCTGACACCTGCTGACGCCCGAGCAGCCTTCCAGCAAGGCAACGTCGATGCATGGGCGATCTGGGACCCCTATTATTCTGCCGCGCTGCTGGAAGGCGGCGTCCGCGTACTGGTTGACAGCAGCGGGCTGGAGAAAACCGGTTCCTTCTATCTGGCGGGACGCCTTTATACCGAAGCGCACGGCACCTTTATTCGTCAGGTACTGGACGTGCTAACCAAAGCCGATGCCTTAACGTTCAGTGACCGGACGCAAAGCGTCACACTGTTAGCCAACGCGGTGGGGCTACCGGAAAAAGTGATTGAAACGGCACTCGATCATCGCCCGCCAACCACTATCGAACCGTTGGATGCCGCCACGATCAAGGCACAGCAATCCACCGCCGACCTGTTTTATGAAAACCGGCTGGTGCCAGTGAAGGTCAATATCGCAGAGCGCGTCTGGCACCCCCAAACGCCGTAA
- the ssuB gene encoding aliphatic sulfonates ABC transporter ATP-binding protein gives MTAVTDFATPSHSPSHSPSPLTKGTPLVIDAITKHYGQRTVLNDVQLRIPSGQFVAIVGRSGCGKSTLLRLLAGLEAASSGELLTGTAPLSSAKDDTRLMFQEARLLPWKKVIDNVGLGLRGNWREKALEALVSVGLADRANDWPAALSGGQKQRVALARALIHHPRLLLLDEPLGALDALTRIEMQSLIENLWLQHGFTVLLVTHDVSEAIALADRVILIEEGHVGLDITVDLPRPRRRGSAKLAELEAQVLERVLVPTSFPLPQQAVI, from the coding sequence ATGACCGCTGTTACCGATTTTGCAACACCCTCTCATTCACCCTCTCATTCACCGTCGCCGCTCACCAAGGGGACGCCGCTGGTGATCGATGCCATCACCAAGCACTACGGCCAGCGCACCGTGCTGAATGACGTGCAGTTGCGCATTCCTTCCGGGCAGTTTGTAGCCATCGTCGGCCGCAGCGGCTGTGGTAAAAGCACCCTGCTGCGACTGCTCGCTGGTCTGGAAGCCGCCAGCAGTGGTGAACTGCTGACGGGCACCGCGCCACTCAGCAGCGCGAAAGACGACACGCGGCTAATGTTTCAGGAAGCACGACTGCTGCCATGGAAAAAGGTGATCGATAATGTCGGGCTGGGGCTACGCGGCAACTGGCGTGAGAAAGCGCTGGAGGCGCTGGTCTCCGTTGGGCTAGCCGATCGCGCCAACGACTGGCCAGCGGCGCTATCCGGTGGTCAGAAGCAGCGCGTTGCGCTGGCACGCGCGCTCATTCATCATCCGCGTCTGCTGCTGCTGGATGAACCGCTGGGCGCGTTGGATGCCTTAACCCGCATCGAGATGCAAAGCCTGATCGAAAATCTGTGGCTCCAGCACGGGTTCACCGTGCTGCTGGTGACGCACGATGTCTCCGAAGCCATTGCGTTAGCCGACAGGGTGATTCTTATCGAGGAAGGGCACGTGGGGCTGGACATCACGGTGGATTTGCCACGACCACGGCGTCGCGGCTCGGCAAAGCTAGCGGAACTGGAAGCTCAGGTGCTGGAACGCGTACTGGTTCCAACCTCATTCCCTTTACCTCAGCAGGCGGTGATATAA
- a CDS encoding YceK/YidQ family lipoprotein, with the protein MTLLKSALFSFIITGSGAVATSGCSSVMTHTGSDQGYYSGTRASVGMLRDDDTSWAMMPLVAIDLPFSAVADTLLLPYDYYRAGSEQNKLSTRERISHSEEQNQTASSQLATMPHNTMPHNTMPHNQL; encoded by the coding sequence ATGACCTTACTGAAAAGTGCATTGTTCTCTTTCATCATTACCGGTAGCGGTGCGGTGGCAACCAGCGGTTGCTCCAGCGTGATGACGCATACCGGAAGCGATCAGGGATACTATTCCGGCACGCGCGCCAGTGTGGGTATGCTGCGTGACGACGATACCAGTTGGGCCATGATGCCACTGGTCGCTATCGACCTGCCGTTCTCGGCGGTGGCCGACACGCTGCTGCTGCCCTACGACTACTACCGCGCAGGCAGCGAGCAGAACAAACTATCAACGCGCGAGCGCATTTCGCACAGTGAAGAGCAAAACCAGACCGCCAGTTCACAGCTCGCTACTATGCCGCATAACACCATGCCTCATAACACCATGCCTCATAATCAGCTTTGA
- the bhsA gene encoding multiple stress resistance protein BhsA, whose translation MKNVKFFAAAVVLSTLSFGAFAADQVSSQQAQRLEKVGVVTATARSLDSLQTQLAQKAEKAGANAFTITSATGDNQLRGVAVIYK comes from the coding sequence ATGAAAAACGTAAAATTCTTCGCCGCTGCTGTCGTACTTTCTACTCTGTCTTTCGGTGCTTTCGCCGCCGACCAGGTCTCTTCACAACAGGCACAGCGTCTGGAAAAAGTCGGTGTCGTCACCGCAACAGCACGCAGCCTGGATTCACTGCAAACGCAGTTGGCTCAGAAAGCAGAAAAAGCCGGTGCCAACGCCTTCACCATCACCTCTGCAACCGGTGATAACCAACTGCGCGGCGTCGCCGTTATCTACAAATAA
- a CDS encoding MFS transporter — protein sequence MDMTLTTRPTKRRYFTLLMIFITVVICYVDRANLAVASAHIQEEFGITKTQMGYIFSAFAWTYTLCQIPGGWFLDRVGSKVTYFIAIMGWSIATLLQGFATGLASLIGLRAVTGLFEAPAFPTNNRMVTSWFPEQERASAVGFYTSGQFVGLAFLTPLLIWLQEILSWHWVFIVTGGIGIVWALIWHFVYQPPKKSKGINQAELDYIAEGGGIVDGDAPTEKKARTPLTAADWKLVFNRKLVGVYIGQFAVTSTLWFFLTWFPNYLTQEKQISALTAGFMTTVPFLAAFVGVLLSGFVADRLVRSGKSIGLARKTPIICGLLISTCIMGANYTNDPVWIMTLMAVAFFGNGFASITWSLVSSLAPIRLIGLTGGVFNFVGGLGGITVPLIIGYLAQDYGFAPALTYIAGVALVGALSYILLVGEVKRVG from the coding sequence ATGGATATGACATTAACTACCCGTCCTACAAAACGGCGTTATTTCACCTTGCTGATGATTTTTATTACCGTCGTCATTTGCTATGTGGATCGGGCCAACCTGGCTGTGGCGTCGGCACATATTCAGGAAGAGTTCGGCATTACAAAAACACAAATGGGCTATATTTTTTCTGCGTTTGCCTGGACCTATACGTTATGCCAAATACCTGGCGGCTGGTTCCTTGACCGCGTCGGCTCAAAGGTCACCTATTTTATCGCCATCATGGGATGGTCGATTGCTACGTTACTGCAAGGTTTCGCCACGGGTCTGGCATCATTGATTGGGTTACGTGCCGTGACCGGGCTGTTTGAAGCTCCCGCGTTTCCGACAAACAACCGCATGGTAACCAGCTGGTTCCCTGAGCAAGAACGTGCTTCGGCCGTTGGATTCTATACATCGGGGCAGTTTGTGGGTCTGGCATTTCTTACGCCATTACTCATTTGGCTTCAGGAAATCCTGAGCTGGCATTGGGTGTTTATTGTCACCGGCGGCATCGGTATTGTCTGGGCTCTTATCTGGCATTTCGTTTATCAGCCACCGAAGAAAAGTAAAGGGATCAATCAGGCTGAGTTGGACTACATTGCTGAAGGCGGCGGTATTGTTGATGGTGATGCGCCGACCGAGAAGAAAGCACGTACTCCATTGACAGCGGCTGACTGGAAGCTGGTGTTTAACCGTAAACTGGTGGGCGTGTATATCGGGCAGTTTGCCGTGACCTCTACGTTGTGGTTCTTCCTGACGTGGTTCCCTAACTACCTGACACAGGAAAAACAGATTAGTGCACTGACGGCAGGCTTCATGACGACAGTACCTTTCCTGGCGGCGTTTGTTGGCGTGTTGCTTTCCGGATTTGTGGCGGATCGTTTGGTGCGCAGCGGAAAATCGATCGGTCTGGCGCGTAAAACGCCGATTATCTGTGGTCTGTTGATTTCAACTTGCATCATGGGGGCGAACTACACGAATGATCCGGTATGGATTATGACGCTGATGGCCGTGGCGTTCTTTGGCAATGGTTTTGCATCGATCACCTGGTCGCTGGTGTCGTCGCTGGCACCGATTCGTCTGATTGGCCTGACGGGCGGGGTATTCAACTTTGTCGGCGGTCTGGGCGGTATTACGGTGCCGTTGATCATTGGCTATCTGGCACAGGACTACGGTTTTGCTCCGGCACTGACCTACATTGCTGGTGTGGCTTTGGTTGGTGCGCTGTCTTACATCTTACTGGTGGGTGAAGTGAAGCGTGTAGGGTAA
- a CDS encoding glycoside hydrolase family 1 protein codes for MHDHLQNDFRFPANFWWGSASSAPQTEGESLNYGKSATVWDEWFATQPGRFHQQVGPADTSTFYQHWREDIALLKTLNHNTFRTSISWARLIPDGVGEPNPQAVAFYNQVIDEMLAQGITPFINLFHFDMPMVMQRLGGWENRAVVVAYAGYAATCFRLFGDRVKHWFTFNEPVVPVEGGYLYDFHYPNVVDFKRAATVAYHTMLAHALAVKTYREQSQDGEIGIILNLTPSYPRSQHPADVNAANIADLMFNRSFLDPALKGEYPQELVDLLKQYGQLPNCQPDDRALLADGVVDLLGINYYQPRRIQCRDSLVNPDSPFMPEWFFSSYDMPGRKMNPYRGWEIYEPGIYDILTNLRVNYGNPRCFISENGMGVENEQRFDANGQIQDDYRIDFVREHLKYVHQGIAEGSNCLGYHMWTFIDNWSWSNAYKNRYGFVQLDLATQARTVKKSGQWFAAVAADNGF; via the coding sequence ATGCACGATCATCTTCAGAACGATTTTCGCTTTCCCGCGAATTTTTGGTGGGGTAGCGCCAGTTCGGCACCACAAACGGAAGGCGAGAGCCTCAATTATGGTAAAAGTGCCACCGTATGGGATGAATGGTTCGCCACGCAGCCTGGCCGTTTTCACCAACAGGTCGGGCCAGCGGATACCTCCACGTTTTATCAGCACTGGCGTGAAGATATCGCGCTGCTGAAGACGCTGAATCACAACACGTTCCGAACGTCGATCTCCTGGGCGCGGCTGATTCCCGACGGCGTGGGTGAGCCGAATCCGCAAGCGGTGGCGTTTTATAATCAGGTCATTGATGAAATGCTGGCGCAGGGCATCACGCCGTTTATCAATCTGTTCCATTTTGATATGCCGATGGTGATGCAGCGGCTGGGTGGCTGGGAAAATCGGGCGGTGGTGGTGGCCTACGCAGGCTATGCGGCGACCTGCTTCCGTCTGTTTGGCGACAGGGTAAAGCACTGGTTTACATTCAATGAACCCGTGGTGCCGGTGGAAGGCGGGTATCTGTATGATTTCCACTACCCGAACGTGGTGGACTTCAAGCGTGCCGCGACGGTGGCGTATCACACCATGCTGGCGCACGCGCTGGCGGTGAAAACCTATCGCGAGCAGTCTCAGGACGGGGAGATCGGTATTATCCTCAATCTGACGCCTTCCTATCCGCGATCGCAACATCCGGCCGATGTTAACGCGGCCAACATCGCCGATCTGATGTTTAACCGCAGTTTCCTCGATCCTGCGCTGAAGGGCGAGTATCCGCAGGAACTGGTTGATTTGCTAAAGCAATACGGCCAACTACCAAATTGCCAGCCTGACGATCGGGCGCTGCTGGCCGATGGTGTTGTCGATCTGCTGGGTATTAACTATTACCAGCCGCGTCGGATTCAGTGCCGCGACAGTCTGGTCAATCCTGATAGTCCGTTTATGCCCGAATGGTTCTTTTCCAGCTATGACATGCCGGGACGAAAAATGAATCCCTATCGCGGTTGGGAAATTTATGAACCGGGCATCTATGACATTCTGACCAACCTGCGGGTGAATTACGGCAATCCGCGCTGCTTTATTTCGGAAAACGGCATGGGTGTCGAAAACGAACAGCGTTTCGACGCCAACGGCCAGATTCAGGATGATTACCGCATCGATTTTGTCCGCGAACACCTAAAGTATGTACACCAAGGCATCGCGGAAGGCAGCAACTGTCTCGGCTACCATATGTGGACGTTTATCGATAACTGGTCGTGGTCGAATGCCTACAAGAATCGCTATGGTTTTGTGCAGTTGGATTTGGCGACGCAGGCGCGCACGGTGAAGAAAAGCGGGCAATGGTTCGCGGCGGTGGCGGCCGACAATGGTTTTTGA
- the ssuC gene encoding aliphatic sulfonate ABC transporter permease SsuC: protein MARTLSSLAQRFAPFLLPVTLLVAWQISVEFGWLSNRILPAPSSVITSGWSLIASGELWQHLAISGWRALIGFTIGGSIGLVLGFITGLSRWGERLLDSSVQMIRNVPHLALIPLVILWFGIDEAAKIFLVALGTLFPVYLNTYHGIKNIDRGLLEMARSYGLSGISLFSQVVLPGALPSIMVGIRFALGFMWLTLIVAETISANSGIGYLAMNAREFLQTDVVVVAIILYALLGKLADISAQGLERIWLRWNPAYQTSSRDAS from the coding sequence ATGGCAAGAACGCTCTCTTCACTGGCGCAGCGGTTTGCGCCTTTCCTGCTCCCCGTGACGCTGCTGGTCGCGTGGCAGATCTCCGTCGAGTTCGGCTGGCTATCCAACCGGATTCTACCTGCGCCCAGTTCGGTGATTACTTCGGGGTGGTCACTCATCGCTAGCGGCGAACTGTGGCAGCATCTGGCGATCAGCGGCTGGCGCGCCCTGATTGGATTTACTATCGGCGGCAGCATCGGATTGGTGCTCGGCTTTATCACCGGGCTGTCACGTTGGGGCGAGCGTCTGCTGGACAGTTCGGTGCAGATGATCCGCAACGTCCCCCATCTGGCGCTGATTCCGCTAGTGATTCTGTGGTTTGGTATTGATGAGGCGGCCAAGATTTTTCTGGTCGCACTGGGTACGCTGTTTCCGGTTTACCTCAACACCTATCACGGTATTAAAAACATCGATCGCGGCCTGCTGGAAATGGCGCGTAGCTATGGCCTTTCCGGTATTAGCCTGTTTTCTCAGGTAGTGCTGCCCGGCGCGCTGCCGTCCATCATGGTCGGTATCCGTTTCGCGTTGGGCTTTATGTGGCTGACGCTGATCGTCGCGGAAACTATTTCTGCCAACTCTGGCATCGGCTATCTCGCCATGAACGCCCGCGAGTTTCTGCAAACGGACGTGGTGGTGGTCGCCATCATCCTTTACGCTCTGCTCGGCAAACTGGCCGATATCAGCGCTCAGGGGCTGGAGCGCATTTGGCTGCGCTGGAATCCGGCTTATCAAACCTCATCGAGGGACGCATCATGA
- the ssuD gene encoding FMNH2-dependent alkanesulfonate monooxygenase, with protein sequence MSLNVFWFLPTHGDGRYLGSTEGARHVDYSYLQQVAQAAERQGFGGVLLPTGRSCEDSWLVAASLIPVTQRLKFLVALRPGVISPTIAARQAATLDRLSNGRALFNLVTGGDPEELAAEGLFLSHEERYEASAEFTHIWRRLLEGETVDFSGKHIQVKDAKLLYPPVQQPRPPLYFGGSSEAAQNLAAEQVDLYLTWGEPPEQVKEKLAEVRAKAAAQGREVRFGIRLHVIVRETTEEAWQAADRLISHLDEQTIADAQAALARFDSVGQQRMAALHGGKKDKLEISPNLWAGIGLVRGGAGTALVGDGPTVAERIQEYADLGIDTFILSGYPHLEEAYRVGELLFPHLDLAQQPTPLHAVNNAGEVVANRYVPRKVSQS encoded by the coding sequence ATGAGTCTTAACGTATTCTGGTTTCTGCCCACCCACGGAGACGGTCGCTATCTGGGTAGCACCGAGGGCGCACGTCATGTTGATTACAGCTATCTGCAACAGGTGGCACAAGCCGCCGAGCGGCAAGGATTCGGCGGCGTGCTGCTGCCGACGGGTCGCTCCTGCGAAGATTCCTGGCTGGTGGCAGCATCGCTCATCCCGGTGACGCAGCGGCTGAAATTTCTCGTCGCCCTGCGCCCTGGCGTGATTTCCCCCACCATCGCCGCACGTCAGGCCGCCACGCTGGACAGGCTGTCTAACGGTCGCGCACTGTTCAATCTAGTAACGGGCGGCGACCCGGAAGAGTTGGCTGCTGAAGGGCTGTTCCTCAGCCATGAAGAACGCTATGAAGCCTCAGCAGAATTCACTCACATCTGGCGCAGATTACTGGAAGGGGAAACTGTCGATTTCTCCGGTAAACACATTCAAGTCAAAGATGCCAAACTGCTTTACCCACCCGTTCAGCAGCCACGCCCACCGCTCTATTTTGGCGGTTCGTCTGAAGCCGCACAAAATCTGGCGGCGGAGCAGGTTGATCTCTACCTGACCTGGGGGGAACCACCTGAGCAGGTGAAAGAAAAGCTGGCGGAAGTCCGCGCTAAAGCCGCAGCACAAGGGCGTGAGGTTCGCTTCGGTATTCGCCTGCACGTCATCGTGCGGGAAACCACCGAGGAAGCCTGGCAGGCTGCCGATCGGTTGATTTCCCATCTGGATGAACAAACCATCGCCGATGCACAGGCGGCGCTGGCGCGTTTCGATTCCGTCGGGCAACAGCGTATGGCAGCCCTGCACGGCGGCAAAAAGGACAAGCTGGAGATCAGCCCAAATCTGTGGGCCGGTATCGGTCTGGTCCGCGGAGGTGCGGGTACGGCGCTGGTTGGTGATGGTCCAACAGTGGCCGAACGCATTCAGGAATATGCCGATCTTGGGATCGATACCTTTATCCTGTCTGGCTATCCGCACCTGGAAGAGGCCTATCGCGTGGGTGAACTGCTGTTCCCGCACCTCGATTTGGCACAGCAGCCGACGCCGCTACATGCCGTGAACAACGCGGGAGAAGTGGTGGCAAACCGCTATGTACCGCGCAAAGTCTCGCAAAGCTGA
- a CDS encoding PTS sugar transporter subunit IIC: MSGLYQSMVNIIEQKITPLAGVVGQQRHIIAIRDGFIAALPFMIIGSFMLVFIFPPFSPDTTLGFARAWLDFSVAYREQLMLPYYLSMGVMTFFISVGIGASLGKHYKLDPIMTGLLALMAFLLVAAPYHDKQISTQYFSGEGIFTAILTSIYAGEVYAWLKKRHITIRLPKEVPTGVARSFEILIPVLVIVATLHPFNLFIQSATDMIIPEAIMHLLAPLISASDSLPAILISVFICQILWFAGIHGALIVTGIMNPFWMTNLALNQAALSAGAPLPHIYLQGFWDHYLLIGGVGSTLPLAFLLLRSRAVHLRTIGRMGVVPSFFNINEPILFGAPIIMNPLLFLPFIFVPMVNAVIAYTATKLGWIAQVVSLTPWTTPAPIGASWAANWAFSPVIMCLLCMVMSAAMYYPFLKVYERTLLKQEQEKQQQAAGEASA, from the coding sequence ATGAGTGGCCTCTATCAATCGATGGTGAATATCATCGAACAAAAGATTACCCCGCTGGCGGGTGTGGTAGGGCAACAGCGCCACATCATCGCGATCCGTGATGGTTTTATCGCCGCGCTGCCTTTTATGATCATCGGTTCATTTATGCTGGTGTTCATCTTTCCGCCGTTCTCGCCAGATACCACGCTGGGGTTTGCCCGCGCGTGGCTCGATTTCTCCGTGGCCTACCGCGAGCAGCTGATGCTGCCGTACTACCTCAGTATGGGGGTCATGACCTTCTTTATCTCAGTAGGGATTGGGGCCAGTCTTGGTAAGCATTACAAGCTGGACCCGATCATGACTGGACTGCTGGCGCTGATGGCGTTTCTGCTGGTGGCCGCGCCTTATCACGATAAGCAGATTTCCACTCAGTATTTCTCCGGTGAGGGGATTTTTACCGCGATTCTGACGTCCATTTATGCGGGTGAAGTGTATGCCTGGCTGAAGAAGCGCCACATCACGATTCGCCTGCCGAAAGAGGTGCCGACTGGCGTGGCGCGTTCGTTTGAAATCCTCATCCCTGTTCTGGTCATCGTCGCGACGCTGCACCCATTTAATCTGTTCATCCAATCTGCGACCGACATGATTATCCCGGAAGCCATTATGCATCTGTTGGCACCACTGATTTCAGCGTCGGATTCGCTGCCCGCCATTCTGATTTCGGTGTTTATCTGCCAGATTCTGTGGTTTGCCGGGATTCACGGTGCACTGATCGTTACCGGAATTATGAACCCGTTCTGGATGACCAATCTGGCGCTGAATCAGGCTGCGCTCTCGGCAGGCGCACCGCTGCCGCATATTTATTTGCAGGGATTCTGGGATCACTACCTGTTGATTGGCGGAGTCGGTTCTACGTTACCGCTGGCTTTTTTGTTACTGCGTAGCCGCGCCGTTCATCTACGCACGATTGGCCGGATGGGCGTGGTGCCGAGCTTTTTCAACATCAATGAACCGATTCTGTTTGGTGCACCGATCATCATGAACCCGCTGCTGTTCCTGCCGTTTATTTTCGTGCCGATGGTCAATGCCGTTATTGCCTATACGGCGACGAAGCTCGGCTGGATCGCGCAGGTGGTTTCCCTGACGCCATGGACGACGCCTGCGCCGATTGGTGCATCGTGGGCGGCGAACTGGGCGTTCAGTCCGGTAATTATGTGTCTGCTCTGCATGGTGATGTCGGCCGCGATGTACTACCCGTTTCTGAAAGTCTATGAGCGCACGTTGCTCAAACAGGAACAGGAGAAACAACAGCAGGCTGCGGGCGAAGCCAGCGCATAA
- a CDS encoding PTS sugar transporter subunit IIB, with translation MKRIMLCCSAGMSTSLLMRKMKEAADTRGLDVEIAAYAAHEFDEQVGKYDVVLLGPQVKYMLASFKEKAEGKGVPVAAIDMMDYGMQRGDNVLDFAFSLIEKSGQPL, from the coding sequence ATGAAAAGGATCATGCTTTGTTGTTCCGCTGGGATGTCTACCAGTCTGTTAATGAGAAAGATGAAGGAGGCGGCCGATACGCGTGGTCTGGACGTTGAGATTGCCGCCTACGCCGCCCATGAATTTGATGAACAAGTCGGTAAGTATGACGTTGTGCTGCTGGGGCCGCAGGTGAAATACATGCTGGCGTCATTCAAGGAGAAAGCCGAGGGAAAAGGCGTGCCCGTGGCTGCGATAGACATGATGGATTACGGTATGCAGCGCGGTGACAACGTGCTGGATTTTGCCTTTTCGCTAATCGAAAAATCAGGACAACCGCTATGA
- a CDS encoding DUF3748 domain-containing protein, translating into MLNNWGDVLLVETKLTFNAVGHQLTNINCWSCDGNWLVYDIRPYGSSFTGLSIERIHLKNLKTEVIYRATAGAHVGVVTCSPQEPLRYVFIHGPENPDSEWQYDFHHRRGTIVADCQRDEAITLDAFSITPPYQAGALRGGTHVHVFSPDASRLSFTYNDHVLHECDPALNLRNVGVAVPLQTVTVEKCHPREYDGSHYCVLVSRTTPQPQPGSDEINRAYEEGWVGTTGYIRQDGSRQRWALAFIGDTRAADGATVPEIFIVDLPEALEEYAKAGDAPLAGTATSMPAPPSDVQQRRLTFTHSRRYPGLVNQPRHWLRASPDGSEIAFLMRDEAGVVQLWMISPNGGEPRQVTHTEHGVQSAFNWHPSGRSLAFVCDNSIMLCDAKSGELVRLTARTDSAPSPDAVVFSPDGKHIAYMREIDGFNQLFVVATA; encoded by the coding sequence ATGTTAAATAACTGGGGTGATGTCTTGCTTGTTGAAACAAAACTAACGTTTAATGCTGTAGGTCATCAACTTACCAATATTAACTGCTGGTCATGTGATGGTAATTGGTTGGTTTATGACATAAGACCCTATGGATCTTCGTTTACAGGGCTGAGTATTGAGCGCATACACCTGAAAAACCTCAAAACCGAGGTTATTTATCGAGCAACGGCGGGTGCGCATGTGGGCGTGGTGACCTGTAGTCCGCAGGAGCCACTGCGTTATGTCTTTATCCACGGGCCGGAAAACCCGGATAGCGAATGGCAGTATGATTTTCACCATCGCCGTGGAACGATAGTGGCAGATTGCCAGCGCGATGAAGCGATCACGCTCGACGCCTTCTCCATTACGCCGCCTTATCAGGCCGGTGCGCTGCGCGGCGGCACGCATGTCCACGTCTTCAGCCCGGATGCCAGCCGCCTGAGCTTTACCTATAACGATCATGTGCTGCATGAATGCGACCCGGCATTAAACTTGCGCAATGTGGGCGTGGCCGTGCCGCTACAGACCGTCACCGTTGAGAAATGCCACCCGCGTGAATATGACGGCAGCCACTATTGTGTGCTGGTCAGCAGAACGACGCCTCAACCGCAACCCGGCAGCGATGAAATCAACCGTGCCTATGAAGAAGGCTGGGTAGGAACCACGGGTTATATCCGGCAAGACGGCTCGCGCCAGCGCTGGGCGCTGGCGTTTATCGGCGATACGCGGGCGGCGGACGGGGCAACGGTGCCTGAGATCTTTATCGTCGATTTGCCGGAGGCGCTGGAAGAGTACGCCAAAGCGGGGGATGCTCCACTGGCTGGCACGGCAACGTCAATGCCTGCGCCGCCATCAGACGTGCAGCAGCGGCGTTTAACGTTTACGCACTCACGTCGTTATCCTGGCCTAGTGAATCAGCCGCGCCATTGGCTACGAGCCTCGCCTGACGGCAGTGAGATTGCTTTCCTGATGCGGGATGAGGCAGGCGTGGTGCAGCTGTGGATGATTTCTCCGAACGGCGGTGAACCAAGACAGGTAACGCACACGGAACACGGCGTACAGTCTGCCTTTAACTGGCACCCGAGCGGGCGTTCTCTGGCATTTGTGTGTGACAACAGCATCATGCTGTGTGATGCGAAAAGCGGTGAGCTGGTTCGGCTGACGGCGCGGACGGACAGCGCACCGAGTCCGGATGCCGTGGTCTTTTCTCCTGATGGGAAACATATTGCGTATATGCGGGAGATTGACGGTTTTAATCAGCTTTTCGTTGTGGCAACGGCGTAA